In one window of Streptomyces roseofulvus DNA:
- a CDS encoding SGNH/GDSL hydrolase family protein, which produces MADDSRETDKQAFGSFGSYAAIGDSFTEGVGDPGPDGTYVGWADRFAVLLADQLPDHEDFRYANLAVRGRLLDQIVEEQVPRAKELAPDLVTFCAGGNDIIRPGTDPDDVAERFERAVRDLTSAVGTVMVTTGFDTRDVPVLKHLRGKIATYTAHVRAIADRYDCPVLDLWSLRSVQDRRAWDDDRLHLSPEGHTRVALRAAQVLGLPVPADPDQEWPPLPARGPLEVRRDDILWAREYLVPWIGRRLRGESSGDHVEAKRPDLMPL; this is translated from the coding sequence GTGGCAGACGATTCGAGAGAAACAGACAAGCAGGCGTTCGGTTCGTTCGGGTCGTACGCGGCGATCGGTGACAGCTTCACGGAGGGCGTCGGCGACCCCGGCCCCGACGGGACCTACGTCGGCTGGGCGGACCGCTTCGCGGTGCTCCTCGCCGACCAGCTGCCGGACCACGAGGACTTCCGCTACGCCAATCTGGCCGTCCGCGGGCGCCTCCTCGACCAGATCGTGGAGGAGCAGGTCCCCCGGGCGAAGGAGCTCGCCCCCGACCTGGTGACCTTCTGCGCCGGCGGCAACGACATCATCCGCCCCGGCACCGACCCCGACGACGTCGCCGAGCGCTTCGAGCGGGCCGTGCGCGACCTCACCTCCGCCGTCGGCACCGTGATGGTCACCACCGGCTTCGACACCCGCGACGTGCCCGTGCTCAAGCACCTGCGCGGCAAGATCGCCACGTACACCGCCCACGTCCGGGCCATCGCCGACCGCTACGACTGCCCGGTCCTCGACCTGTGGTCGCTGAGGTCGGTCCAGGACCGGCGCGCCTGGGACGACGACCGGCTGCACCTCTCGCCCGAGGGGCACACCCGGGTCGCGCTGCGCGCCGCCCAGGTCCTCGGCCTGCCGGTGCCCGCCGACCCCGACCAGGAGTGGCCGCCGCTGCCCGCCCGCGGCCCGCTGGAGGTCCGCCGGGACGACATCCTGTGGGCGCGCGAGTACCTGGTGCCGTGGATCGGCCGGCGGCTGCGCGGCGAGAGCTCCGGCGACCACGTCGAGGCGAAGCGCCCCGACCTCATGCCCCTGTAG